Proteins encoded by one window of Halomonas sp. SH5A2:
- the purB gene encoding adenylosuccinate lyase: MQLPALTALSPVDGRYASKAAALREHFSEFGLIRARVIVEVRWLQRLAEHNQIVEVPPLSAQATAFLEALIRDFSVADAERIKDIERTTNHDVKAVEYFLKEKITDNSELHAVTEFIHFACTSEDINNLSYGVMLADGLQALLPVMHNVADDIAALAIAHAGQPMLSRTHGQTASPTTLGKEMANVAYRLKRQLKQIEGVEILGKINGAVGNYNAHLATYPEIDWEANARTFVEGLGLSFNPYTTQIEPHDYIAELFDAVCRFNTILIDYNRDVWGYISLGYFKQRTVEGEIGSSTMPHKVNPIDFENSEGNLGLANAVLGHLAQKLPISRWQRDLTDSTVLRNLGVGLAYGLIGYHASLKGISKLEANPERLAQDLDNSWEVLAEPIQTVMRRYGIEKPYEKLKELTRGKRIDQAGFAAFIDTLALPDDAKAELKAMSPATYIGDAKAQAEAIHQRLDAL; the protein is encoded by the coding sequence ATGCAACTCCCTGCCTTGACTGCTCTCTCCCCCGTTGACGGCCGCTACGCCAGTAAAGCTGCCGCCCTGCGCGAACATTTCAGCGAATTCGGCCTGATCCGCGCCCGCGTCATTGTGGAAGTGCGCTGGCTTCAGCGGCTCGCCGAGCACAACCAGATCGTCGAAGTGCCGCCGCTTTCCGCCCAGGCAACGGCGTTCCTGGAGGCCCTGATCCGCGATTTTTCCGTGGCCGACGCCGAGCGCATCAAGGACATCGAGCGCACCACCAACCACGACGTCAAGGCGGTCGAATACTTTCTCAAAGAGAAAATTACCGACAACAGCGAGCTGCATGCGGTTACCGAGTTCATTCACTTTGCTTGCACTTCGGAAGATATCAACAACCTCTCCTACGGTGTGATGCTAGCCGATGGCCTTCAGGCGTTGCTGCCCGTCATGCATAACGTGGCCGACGACATCGCCGCGCTGGCCATTGCCCATGCCGGGCAGCCGATGCTGTCGCGTACCCACGGGCAAACGGCCAGCCCCACGACGCTAGGCAAGGAAATGGCCAACGTGGCCTACCGCCTCAAGCGCCAGCTCAAGCAGATCGAAGGCGTCGAGATCCTGGGTAAAATCAACGGCGCGGTTGGCAACTACAACGCCCACCTGGCGACCTACCCCGAGATCGACTGGGAAGCCAACGCGCGCACTTTCGTGGAAGGCCTGGGGCTGAGCTTCAACCCCTACACCACCCAGATCGAACCCCACGACTACATCGCCGAGCTATTCGATGCCGTATGCCGCTTCAATACCATCCTGATCGACTACAACCGCGACGTCTGGGGCTATATCTCGCTGGGCTACTTCAAGCAGCGCACCGTGGAAGGCGAAATCGGCTCGTCGACCATGCCCCACAAGGTCAACCCCATCGACTTTGAAAACTCGGAAGGTAACCTTGGCCTGGCCAACGCGGTACTCGGCCACCTGGCGCAAAAGCTGCCGATCTCACGCTGGCAGCGCGATTTGACCGATTCCACCGTATTGCGCAACCTGGGTGTTGGCCTCGCTTATGGCCTGATTGGCTACCACGCCAGCCTCAAGGGCATCAGCAAGCTGGAAGCCAACCCGGAGCGCTTGGCTCAGGACCTGGACAACAGCTGGGAAGTGCTCGCCGAGCCGATTCAAACCGTCATGCGCCGCTACGGGATTGAAAAACCCTACGAAAAGCTCAAGGAACTAACCCGAGGCAAGCGCATCGACCAGGCAGGCTTTGCCGCCTTCATCGATACGCTGGCGCTACCCGACGACGCCAAAGCCGAGCTGAAGGCAATGTCACCCGCCACTTACATCGGCGATGCAAAAGCCCAGGCCGAAGCCATTCACCAACGGCTTGATGCTCTATAG
- the mnmA gene encoding tRNA 2-thiouridine(34) synthase MnmA, with protein sequence MSGGVDSSVSALLLLQQGYEVEGLFMKNWDEDDGTEYCTAKEDLADAEAVCTKLGIKLHTANFAAEYWDNVFEHFLAEYKAGRTPNPDILCNREIKFKVFLEYAEMLGADKIATGHYVRGGRVRQGNGDVRPRLLKGLDANKDQSYFLHAVPEAAIARTLFPVGELEKPAVRALAEQHDLVTAKKKDSTGICFIGERRFSDFLKQYLPAQPGTIETPDGDVIGEHMGLMYYTLGQRQGLGIGGLANYSEDPWYVAEKDLERNVLVAVQGKHHSLLYSDALITEPMDWVAGEPPVTQGRFKAKTRYRQSDRGCEITTRPDGSVEVHFDEPQRAVTPGQSLVLYDGDICLGGGVIHTTWKATEAAA encoded by the coding sequence ATGTCCGGCGGCGTTGACTCTTCTGTCTCAGCCCTGCTGCTGTTGCAACAGGGCTACGAGGTCGAAGGCCTGTTCATGAAGAACTGGGACGAAGACGACGGCACGGAGTACTGCACGGCGAAGGAAGACCTCGCCGACGCTGAGGCGGTGTGTACCAAACTGGGCATCAAGCTGCACACGGCCAATTTTGCCGCCGAATACTGGGACAATGTTTTCGAACATTTCCTGGCGGAGTACAAGGCAGGCCGCACGCCCAACCCGGATATCCTCTGCAACCGGGAAATCAAGTTTAAGGTATTCCTCGAATACGCAGAGATGCTTGGCGCCGACAAAATCGCCACCGGCCACTATGTTCGTGGTGGGCGGGTCCGCCAGGGCAATGGCGACGTGCGCCCCCGCCTGCTGAAAGGCCTCGACGCCAACAAGGACCAGAGCTACTTTCTGCATGCCGTGCCCGAAGCCGCCATCGCCCGCACGCTGTTTCCGGTGGGCGAGCTGGAAAAACCCGCCGTGCGCGCACTTGCCGAGCAACACGACCTGGTGACCGCCAAGAAGAAAGACTCCACCGGCATCTGCTTTATCGGCGAACGCCGTTTCAGCGATTTTCTCAAGCAATACCTGCCCGCCCAGCCCGGCACCATCGAAACCCCCGACGGCGACGTGATTGGCGAGCATATGGGTCTGATGTACTACACCCTCGGCCAACGCCAGGGGCTGGGTATCGGCGGCCTGGCCAACTACTCCGAAGACCCGTGGTACGTCGCCGAGAAAGACCTGGAGCGCAACGTGCTGGTGGCCGTGCAAGGCAAGCACCATTCGCTGCTTTACAGCGATGCCCTGATCACCGAGCCGATGGACTGGGTCGCCGGTGAACCACCGGTTACCCAGGGGCGTTTCAAGGCCAAAACCCGCTACCGCCAGAGCGACCGCGGCTGCGAGATCACCACCCGGCCCGATGGCAGCGTCGAGGTGCATTTCGATGAGCCTCAACGCGCCGTTACCCCAGGCCAGTCGCTGGTTCTATACGACGGCGATATCTGCCTGGGCGGCGGCGTGATTCACACCACATGGAAGGCAACCGAGGCAGCTGCATGA
- a CDS encoding arginyltransferase, with product MSSNAPRRLVRDLRFFLTVPHACSYLPDQEATTLFLDPQESPIPGVYDSLSLLGFRRSGRHLYRPHCEGCNACRSVRVPVERFAPNRTQRRISRRNEDITTRITPAYFDARHYALYADYINHRHADGDMYPPSHEQYRTFLTLDEPYAQLMELYLGDRLIGVAAFDELEHGLSAIYTFFSVDESLDKRSLGTLAILRLIELTHDKGLPHLYLGYWIEACRKMRYKQNFTPLEMLDGRQWRELIR from the coding sequence GTGAGCAGCAACGCTCCCCGTCGGCTCGTACGCGACCTGCGCTTCTTTTTGACAGTGCCGCATGCCTGTAGCTATCTGCCCGACCAGGAAGCCACCACGCTGTTTCTGGACCCTCAGGAATCGCCCATTCCTGGCGTTTACGACTCGCTTTCGCTGCTCGGGTTTCGTCGCAGCGGCCGCCACTTATACCGTCCGCACTGCGAAGGCTGTAACGCCTGCCGCTCGGTGCGCGTGCCGGTGGAGCGTTTTGCGCCGAATCGTACCCAGCGGCGAATCAGCCGGCGCAATGAGGACATCACCACGCGGATTACCCCGGCGTACTTTGATGCACGCCACTATGCGCTCTACGCTGACTATATCAATCATCGCCACGCCGATGGCGATATGTACCCCCCCAGCCACGAACAGTACCGTACGTTTTTGACCCTGGACGAGCCCTATGCGCAATTGATGGAGCTTTACCTGGGGGATAGGCTGATTGGCGTGGCCGCCTTCGATGAGCTTGAGCATGGGCTCTCGGCCATCTATACCTTCTTTAGCGTCGATGAAAGCCTGGACAAGCGCTCGTTGGGCACCCTGGCCATTTTGCGGCTAATCGAATTGACCCATGACAAAGGGCTTCCCCACCTTTACCTCGGTTACTGGATAGAAGCGTGCCGAAAAATGCGCTACAAGCAGAATTTTACGCCGCTTGAGATGCTTGATGGTCGCCAGTGGCGAGAATTAATACGGTAA
- the infA gene encoding translation initiation factor IF-1, translated as MAREDHIEMDGVIVDTLPNTMFRVELENGHVVTAHISGKMRKNYIRILTGDKVKVELTPYDLSKGRIVYRSR; from the coding sequence ATGGCACGCGAAGATCATATTGAAATGGATGGCGTTATTGTCGACACCCTGCCCAACACCATGTTCCGTGTTGAGCTGGAAAACGGTCACGTCGTCACAGCACACATCTCCGGCAAAATGCGTAAAAACTACATCCGCATCCTGACCGGCGATAAAGTCAAGGTTGAGCTGACGCCTTACGATCTGTCCAAAGGCCGCATCGTTTACCGTTCGCGCTAA
- a CDS encoding NADP-dependent isocitrate dehydrogenase: MSDTPKIIYTLTDEAPALATYSLLPIIDAFTDSAGIIVETRDISLAARILSQFPDLLSDEQRVSDDLAELGQLATTPEANIIKLPNISASGPQLKATIKELQCQGYPLPDYPDEPKNDEEASIKARYDKAKGSAVNPVLREGNSDRRAPKSVKSYARKYPHRMGEWSADSKSHVAHMSEGDFYESEQSTVIKHATKLKIDLAQKDGTHTVLKEDLAVQEGEVIDAACMSSRRLRNFIDSQIKDAKKNDVLFSLHLKATMMKVSDPIMFGMVVEEFYKDVLEKHAEGLKLAGFNPNSGIGDLYSSIEKLPGEQQETIKADIEALYKERPPMAMVNSHKGITNLHVPSDVIIDASMPAMIRDSGKMWNANDELQDAKAVIPDRCYATIYQAVIEDCKKNGAFDPTTMGSVPNVGLMAQKAEEYGSHDKTFQMPADGTVVVTDENGHTLFSHEVEAGDIWRMCQTKDAPIQDWVKLAVTRARESGAPAIFWLDAHRAHDAQLIEKVETYLKGHDTSGLDIRIMPPVEAMKLSLERTRKGEDTISVTGNVLRDYLTDLFPIMELGTSAKMLSIVPLMNGGGLFETGAGGSAPKHVQQFLEENHLRWDSLGEFLALAASLEHLGSTFGNARAKLLANALDEANGKFLDSNKSPSRKVGELDNRGSHFYLALYWAEALAAQDDDAEMKTLFARLAETLKANEATIVDELNSVQGQPVDIDGYFRPSGERASQAMRPSKTLNNALAMVAID; this comes from the coding sequence ATGTCCGATACGCCGAAGATCATTTATACGCTCACCGACGAAGCGCCTGCGCTCGCGACCTATTCGTTGTTACCGATTATTGATGCCTTTACCGACTCGGCGGGCATTATCGTTGAGACACGCGATATCTCGCTTGCCGCACGCATACTGTCCCAGTTTCCGGATCTGTTGAGCGATGAGCAACGCGTAAGCGACGACCTCGCCGAGCTTGGCCAACTGGCGACCACGCCCGAAGCGAATATCATCAAGTTGCCCAATATCAGCGCCTCAGGCCCGCAGTTGAAGGCCACTATCAAAGAGCTTCAATGTCAGGGTTATCCGCTGCCTGACTACCCCGACGAGCCGAAGAACGATGAGGAAGCTTCCATCAAGGCGCGTTATGACAAGGCCAAGGGCAGTGCGGTGAACCCGGTACTGCGCGAGGGCAATTCCGACCGTCGCGCCCCCAAGTCGGTCAAGAGCTACGCACGCAAGTACCCGCATCGCATGGGTGAGTGGAGCGCCGACTCCAAATCACATGTAGCCCACATGAGCGAAGGCGACTTCTACGAGAGCGAGCAGTCCACGGTGATCAAGCACGCCACCAAGCTCAAGATCGACCTGGCTCAGAAAGACGGCACTCACACCGTACTGAAGGAAGACCTGGCCGTGCAGGAAGGCGAGGTGATCGACGCGGCCTGCATGAGCAGCCGCCGTCTGCGCAACTTTATCGACAGCCAGATCAAGGACGCCAAGAAAAACGACGTGCTGTTCTCGCTGCACTTGAAAGCCACCATGATGAAGGTCTCCGACCCGATCATGTTCGGTATGGTGGTAGAAGAGTTCTATAAAGACGTACTGGAAAAGCACGCCGAGGGCCTCAAGCTGGCGGGCTTTAATCCCAATAGCGGTATCGGTGATCTTTACAGCTCAATTGAAAAGCTGCCCGGCGAACAGCAGGAAACCATCAAGGCCGATATCGAGGCGCTTTACAAAGAGCGTCCGCCGATGGCGATGGTCAATTCGCATAAAGGCATCACTAACCTGCACGTGCCCAGCGACGTGATCATCGACGCGTCGATGCCTGCCATGATTCGTGATTCGGGCAAGATGTGGAATGCCAACGACGAGCTTCAGGATGCCAAGGCGGTGATCCCTGACCGTTGCTACGCAACCATCTATCAGGCAGTCATCGAAGACTGCAAGAAGAATGGTGCCTTTGATCCGACCACCATGGGTAGCGTGCCCAATGTTGGCCTGATGGCTCAGAAAGCCGAAGAGTATGGCTCCCACGACAAGACCTTCCAGATGCCTGCCGATGGCACGGTGGTGGTCACTGATGAAAACGGTCATACGCTGTTCAGCCACGAGGTGGAGGCGGGCGATATCTGGCGCATGTGCCAGACCAAGGACGCGCCGATCCAGGATTGGGTCAAGCTGGCGGTCACCCGTGCCCGGGAGAGTGGTGCGCCGGCGATTTTCTGGCTCGATGCCCACCGTGCCCACGATGCCCAACTGATCGAGAAGGTCGAAACCTACCTCAAGGGCCATGACACCAGCGGCCTGGATATTCGTATTATGCCGCCGGTCGAGGCGATGAAGCTGTCGCTTGAGCGCACCCGTAAAGGCGAGGACACGATCTCGGTCACCGGTAACGTGCTGCGTGACTACCTGACCGACCTGTTCCCGATCATGGAACTGGGTACCAGCGCGAAAATGCTGTCCATCGTACCGCTGATGAATGGCGGTGGCTTGTTCGAAACCGGTGCGGGCGGCTCGGCACCCAAGCACGTTCAGCAGTTCCTGGAAGAGAATCATCTGCGCTGGGATTCGCTGGGCGAGTTCCTGGCCCTGGCGGCGTCGCTTGAGCATCTGGGCAGTACTTTCGGCAATGCCCGCGCCAAGCTGCTGGCCAATGCCCTGGACGAGGCCAATGGCAAGTTCCTGGACAGCAACAAGTCACCGTCGCGCAAGGTGGGCGAGCTGGATAATCGCGGCAGCCACTTCTACTTGGCGCTATACTGGGCAGAAGCACTGGCCGCGCAGGACGACGACGCCGAGATGAAAACGCTGTTTGCGCGTCTGGCGGAAACGCTGAAAGCCAACGAAGCCACTATCGTGGACGAGCTCAACAGCGTTCAGGGTCAGCCGGTGGATATCGACGGTTACTTCCGTCCCAGCGGTGAGCGAGCGAGCCAGGCCATGCGCCCGAGTAAAACGCTCAACAATGCGCTGGCCATGGTGGCGATCGACTGA
- the clpS gene encoding ATP-dependent Clp protease adapter ClpS, protein MPDYDDDLTVQSAEPELAQPPLFKVVLHNDDFTPMEFVIEVLQGFFNMDSEKAVQVMLAVHTQGKATCGVFTRDIAETKSYQVNEYAQECEHPLMSDIEAAD, encoded by the coding sequence ATGCCTGATTACGACGACGACCTGACGGTGCAGTCTGCTGAGCCTGAGCTGGCTCAGCCGCCACTTTTCAAGGTGGTGCTGCACAACGACGACTTCACGCCGATGGAGTTTGTCATCGAAGTGCTGCAAGGCTTCTTTAACATGGACAGTGAAAAAGCCGTCCAGGTGATGTTGGCGGTTCACACCCAGGGCAAGGCGACCTGCGGCGTGTTTACCCGCGACATTGCTGAAACCAAAAGTTACCAAGTGAATGAATACGCCCAGGAGTGCGAGCATCCTTTAATGAGCGATATTGAAGCCGCCGATTGA
- a CDS encoding pseudouridine synthase has translation MSNLYLLHKPFRMLSQFTDPQGRATLADVIDVPGVYAAGRLDYDSEGLLLLSDDGSLIHRIAHPRHKQPKTYWVQVEGVVDDTALTALKNGVTLKDGPTLPAKVRRMEAPNIAPRNPAIDPKRHPSTSWLELTISEGRNRQVRRMTAHVGFPTLRLIRAAIGAWQLGELAPGEWRRETLHAPRSTIQTKRSSQRKRPTSGRKRP, from the coding sequence ATGAGCAACCTCTACCTATTGCATAAACCCTTCCGCATGCTCTCCCAGTTCACCGACCCTCAGGGCCGCGCCACCCTAGCGGATGTCATTGACGTACCCGGCGTTTACGCGGCCGGGCGGCTCGACTACGACTCTGAAGGCCTGCTGCTGCTCAGCGATGACGGCAGCCTGATCCATCGCATTGCCCACCCGCGTCATAAACAACCCAAAACCTACTGGGTGCAGGTCGAGGGGGTCGTGGACGATACCGCATTGACGGCCCTGAAAAACGGCGTGACCTTGAAGGACGGACCCACGCTACCCGCCAAGGTGCGTCGCATGGAAGCGCCCAACATCGCGCCTCGTAACCCGGCGATTGACCCAAAACGTCACCCATCCACCAGTTGGCTGGAACTGACCATCAGCGAAGGCCGCAACCGCCAGGTACGACGCATGACCGCCCACGTCGGCTTCCCCACGCTGCGCCTTATTCGCGCCGCCATTGGCGCCTGGCAGCTTGGCGAACTGGCGCCCGGCGAATGGCGTCGCGAAACCCTTCATGCACCACGTAGCACCATCCAAACCAAGCGCTCCAGCCAGCGCAAACGCCCCACTTCAGGACGCAAGCGGCCATGA
- the hflD gene encoding high frequency lysogenization protein HflD, whose translation MNPTPIHRAPEAPAARQALALAGVFQAASLVDELARTGQVEPRAWETLIEATSNPNPESFEAIYGGHPNNLRQGLDTLEMLVGREQANPVVLRYGFSLLLLMNKLRTNRKMMDTLGQKMSHIQGQAEHFGATHENVVASLGEAYQETISTFKTRIVVQGDPSLLQTRMMPERVRACLMAGIRFALLWHQQGGRRWKLMFQRKALRRALDDLK comes from the coding sequence ATGAACCCAACGCCGATACATCGCGCGCCGGAAGCTCCCGCCGCGCGCCAAGCCCTGGCGCTAGCAGGGGTATTTCAGGCCGCCAGCCTGGTGGACGAACTGGCCCGCACAGGTCAGGTCGAGCCTCGCGCCTGGGAAACGCTGATTGAAGCCACCAGCAACCCCAACCCGGAAAGCTTTGAAGCAATCTATGGCGGCCACCCCAACAACCTGCGCCAGGGGCTCGATACCCTCGAGATGCTGGTCGGCCGTGAACAGGCCAACCCGGTAGTGCTGCGCTATGGTTTCTCGCTGCTGCTGCTCATGAACAAGCTGCGCACCAACCGCAAGATGATGGATACCCTGGGGCAAAAAATGAGCCATATTCAGGGCCAGGCGGAACACTTTGGCGCCACCCATGAAAACGTGGTCGCAAGCCTGGGCGAAGCCTATCAGGAAACCATCTCGACATTTAAAACCCGTATTGTCGTCCAGGGCGACCCGTCGCTGCTGCAAACCCGCATGATGCCTGAGCGCGTACGTGCCTGCTTGATGGCCGGCATTCGCTTTGCGCTGCTGTGGCACCAGCAAGGCGGCCGCCGCTGGAAATTGATGTTCCAACGCAAGGCCCTGCGCCGCGCGCTGGATGACCTGAAATAA
- a CDS encoding NUDIX domain-containing protein, protein MTKTLHSTCACVIQQGECFLMVEEDRGGTATVFNQPAGHIEPGEGPMAAILREVAEETAWQVTLTGYLGLYIFHTPQGKTFHSHGFIATPTTFLATPLDTDITATHWLTLAEVQALDSAGRLRSPLVVTRIEDALKGNGYPLDVIRE, encoded by the coding sequence ATGACGAAAACACTTCACAGCACCTGCGCCTGTGTCATCCAGCAGGGCGAATGTTTCCTGATGGTCGAGGAAGACCGCGGCGGCACGGCCACGGTATTCAACCAACCGGCCGGGCATATCGAGCCTGGCGAAGGCCCCATGGCAGCCATTTTACGCGAGGTCGCCGAAGAAACCGCCTGGCAGGTCACGCTGACCGGCTACCTGGGGCTCTACATCTTCCATACCCCCCAGGGAAAAACCTTTCACAGCCATGGGTTCATCGCCACGCCCACGACATTTCTCGCCACACCGCTGGACACCGACATCACCGCGACCCACTGGCTGACGCTTGCCGAGGTTCAGGCGCTCGATAGCGCTGGGCGACTGCGCAGCCCGCTGGTGGTCACCCGCATTGAAGATGCTCTGAAAGGAAACGGCTACCCGTTGGACGTTATCCGCGAGTGA
- the clpA gene encoding ATP-dependent Clp protease ATP-binding subunit ClpA, which produces MLSKELELTLNTAFTVARSKRHEFMTVEHLLLALLDNASAMDVLKACGANLDKLRSDLQDFINSTTPLIPEGQGDRETQPTLGFQRVLQRAVFHVQSSGKSEVTGANVLVAIFSEQESQAVYFLKQQNVARVDAVNYIAHGISKVSGHGPSPSPSQQEGEEAEEGSAEGAAHPLTGYATNLNEQARLGKIDPLIGRDHELERVVQILARRRKNNPLLVGEAGVGKTAVAEGLAKRIVEEDVPEVIADAVVYSLDMGALLAGTKYRGDFEKRLKSLLGELRKQPNAVLFIDEIHTVIGAGAASGGVMDASNLLKPLLSSGELRCIGSTTFQEYRGIFEKDRALARRFQKVDVMAPSVEDTIKILQGLRSRFEEHHALKYTDGALESAARLADRYINDRFLPDKAIDVIDEAGAHQRLLPEEVRANTIDVEQVEAVVASIARIPPKSVSSSDRKLLEKLDRDLKMLVFGQDEAIDTLSAAIKLSRAGLKSPDKPVGSFLFAGPTGVGKTEVAKQLSHIMGIELVRFDMSEYMERHTVSRLIGAPPGYVGYDQGGLLTEAVTKQPHCVLLLDEIEKAHPEVFNLLLQVMDHGRLTDNNGREADFRHVILIMTSNAGAEQAARRSIGFQSQDHSTDAMEVIRRTFSPEFRNRLDGIIQFHSLPTSVVRNVVDKFLIELQAQLDEKRVQLEVDDMARDWLAEMGYDPDMGARPMARLIQEKLKKPLAEMILFGELADQGGIVHVSLEEGELRLSTESEMADAP; this is translated from the coding sequence ATGCTGAGCAAAGAACTTGAACTGACCCTGAACACGGCCTTCACCGTGGCGCGATCCAAGCGCCACGAGTTCATGACCGTCGAGCACCTGCTGCTGGCGCTGCTGGATAACGCCTCGGCGATGGATGTGTTGAAGGCCTGTGGGGCAAACCTCGATAAGCTGCGGTCCGATTTGCAGGACTTCATCAATTCGACCACGCCGCTGATTCCTGAAGGCCAGGGCGACCGTGAAACGCAGCCGACGCTGGGCTTTCAGCGAGTACTCCAGCGCGCCGTGTTCCACGTGCAGTCCTCCGGGAAAAGCGAAGTGACCGGCGCCAACGTGCTGGTGGCGATTTTTTCTGAGCAGGAAAGCCAGGCCGTTTACTTCCTCAAACAGCAGAACGTTGCCCGGGTCGATGCGGTTAACTATATCGCGCATGGCATCTCTAAAGTGTCGGGTCACGGACCATCGCCATCGCCTTCCCAGCAGGAGGGTGAAGAAGCTGAAGAAGGCAGTGCCGAAGGGGCGGCTCATCCGCTGACTGGCTATGCCACCAACCTCAACGAACAGGCCCGCCTGGGCAAGATTGATCCCTTGATCGGTCGCGACCACGAACTCGAGCGTGTAGTGCAGATTCTGGCGCGTCGCCGCAAGAATAATCCGCTGCTGGTGGGCGAAGCCGGCGTGGGTAAAACGGCGGTCGCCGAAGGCCTGGCCAAGCGTATCGTCGAAGAAGATGTCCCCGAAGTGATCGCCGATGCCGTGGTGTACTCGCTGGATATGGGCGCGCTGCTGGCGGGCACCAAGTACCGCGGTGATTTCGAGAAGCGCTTGAAGAGCCTGCTGGGCGAGTTGCGCAAGCAGCCCAATGCCGTGCTGTTTATCGACGAGATCCACACCGTGATCGGGGCGGGGGCAGCGTCGGGCGGCGTGATGGATGCGTCCAACCTGCTCAAGCCACTGCTTTCATCGGGCGAATTGCGCTGCATTGGTTCGACCACTTTCCAGGAATACCGCGGTATCTTCGAGAAAGATCGTGCCCTGGCGCGCCGCTTCCAGAAAGTCGACGTCATGGCGCCTTCGGTGGAAGACACCATCAAGATTCTGCAGGGGCTGCGTTCGCGGTTCGAGGAACACCATGCCCTCAAGTACACCGATGGAGCGCTCGAAAGTGCGGCCCGCCTGGCAGATCGCTACATCAATGACCGCTTTCTGCCGGACAAGGCCATTGATGTGATCGACGAGGCCGGTGCGCATCAGCGGCTGCTGCCTGAGGAAGTGCGCGCTAATACCATCGATGTGGAACAGGTCGAGGCAGTGGTTGCGTCGATTGCCCGGATTCCGCCGAAGAGCGTGTCCAGTTCGGATCGCAAGCTGCTTGAAAAGCTTGATCGCGACCTGAAAATGCTGGTGTTCGGTCAGGACGAGGCCATCGATACGCTTTCTGCCGCTATCAAATTGTCTCGCGCCGGCCTGAAGTCGCCCGACAAGCCGGTAGGCAGCTTCCTGTTTGCCGGTCCGACCGGGGTGGGTAAAACCGAGGTGGCCAAGCAGCTCTCGCACATCATGGGCATTGAGCTTGTGCGCTTCGATATGTCGGAATACATGGAGCGGCATACCGTTTCTCGGTTGATCGGGGCACCTCCGGGTTATGTAGGCTACGACCAGGGTGGCCTGTTGACCGAGGCGGTGACTAAACAGCCGCACTGCGTACTGCTGCTGGATGAAATCGAGAAAGCGCACCCGGAAGTCTTCAACCTGCTGCTGCAGGTAATGGACCACGGTCGCCTGACCGATAACAACGGACGGGAAGCCGACTTCCGCCACGTTATCCTGATCATGACCTCCAACGCCGGGGCGGAGCAGGCCGCACGTCGCTCCATCGGGTTCCAAAGTCAGGATCACTCGACCGATGCGATGGAAGTCATTCGTCGCACCTTCTCGCCGGAGTTCCGCAACCGTCTGGACGGCATTATCCAGTTCCATTCGCTGCCGACTTCCGTTGTGCGCAATGTGGTCGACAAGTTCCTTATCGAACTGCAAGCGCAGCTGGACGAGAAGCGTGTTCAGCTGGAAGTCGACGATATGGCCCGCGATTGGCTGGCAGAGATGGGGTACGACCCGGACATGGGCGCGCGCCCGATGGCACGGTTGATTCAGGAGAAGCTCAAAAAGCCGTTGGCAGAGATGATCCTGTTTGGCGAGCTTGCCGATCAGGGCGGTATCGTGCACGTCAGCCTGGAAGAAGGCGAGTTGCGCTTATCCACCGAGTCGGAAATGGCCGATGCGCCCTAA